Proteins co-encoded in one Rattus rattus isolate New Zealand chromosome 5, Rrattus_CSIRO_v1, whole genome shotgun sequence genomic window:
- the Tmem250 gene encoding transmembrane protein 250 encodes MPVMPIPRRVRSFHGPHTTCLHAACGPVRTSHLARTKYNNFDVYVKSRWLYGFIRFLLYFSCSLFTAALWGALAALFCLQYLGVRVLLRFQLKLSVLLLLLGRRRVDFRLMNELLIYGIHVTMLLVGGLGWCFMVFVDM; translated from the coding sequence ATGCCGGTCATGCCCATCCCGCGGCGGGTGCGCTCCTTCCACGGCCCGCACACCACCTGCCTACACGCAGCCTGCGGACCAGTGAGAACCTCTCATCTGGCCCGCACCAAGTACAACAACTTCGACGTGTATGTCAAGTCCCGCTGGCTCTACGGCTTCATCCGCTTCCTGCTCTACTTCAGCTGCAGCCTCTTCACAGCGGCCCTCTGGGGCGCGCTGGCCGCGCTCTTCTGCCTGCAGTACCTGGGCGTGCGCGTGCTGCTGCGCTTCCAGCTGAAACTgtcagtgctgctgctgctgctggggcgcAGGCGCGTGGACTTCCGCCTCATGAACGAGCTGCTCATCTACGGGATCCACGTGACCATGCTGCTGGTCGGGGGACTGGGCTGGTGCTTCATGGTCTTTGTGGACATGTGA